A genomic window from Sparus aurata chromosome 4, fSpaAur1.1, whole genome shotgun sequence includes:
- the dut gene encoding deoxyuridine 5'-triphosphate nucleotidohydrolase, mitochondrial isoform X3, which translates to MQISDASSISPSKRPRTETKLAEERPVLRFAKLSEHATTPTRGSAKAAGYDLYSAYDYSIGPLDKAIVKTDIQIAVPHGCYGRVAPRSGLAAKNFIDVGAGVVDEDYRGNVGVVLFNFGKETFNVKKGDRVAQLVCERICYPDLVEQETLDETERGAGGFGSTGTN; encoded by the exons ATGC AAATTTCAGATGCTTCATCAATTTCTCCATCAAAGAGGCCAAGGACAGAAACGAAGCTTGCAGAGGAAAGACCTGTCCTCAGGTTTGCTAAACTGTCTGAGCATGCCACCACACCGACCAGAGGCTCAGCTAAAGCAGCAGGATATGACCTCTACAG TGCATATGACTACTCCATTGGTCCTCTGGATAAGGCTATTGTGAAGACAGACATCCAGATAGCAGTTCCTCATGGCTGCTATGGGAGAGTAG caCCGAGATCTGGGCTTGCAGCAAAAAACTTTATCGATGTTGGTG CTGGAGTTGTAGATGAAGACTATAGAGGAAATGTGGGAGTTGTGCTCTTTAACTTCGGCAAGGAAACATTCAATG TGAAAAAGGGCGACAGAGTTGCTCAGCTGGTGTGTGAGAGGATCTGCTACCCAGATCTGGTGGAGCAAGAG ACACTTGATGAGACGGAGCGTGGCGCTGGCGGTTTTGGATCAACTGGCACCAACTGA
- the dut gene encoding deoxyuridine 5'-triphosphate nucleotidohydrolase, mitochondrial isoform X2 codes for MPVLEISDASSISPSKRPRTETKLAEERPVLRFAKLSEHATTPTRGSAKAAGYDLYSAYDYSIGPLDKAIVKTDIQIAVPHGCYGRVAPRSGLAAKNFIDVGAGVVDEDYRGNVGVVLFNFGKETFNVKKGDRVAQLVCERICYPDLVEQETLDETERGAGGFGSTGTN; via the exons ATGCCCGTTCTAGAAATTTCAGATGCTTCATCAATTTCTCCATCAAAGAGGCCAAGGACAGAAACGAAGCTTGCAGAGGAAAGACCTGTCCTCAGGTTTGCTAAACTGTCTGAGCATGCCACCACACCGACCAGAGGCTCAGCTAAAGCAGCAGGATATGACCTCTACAG TGCATATGACTACTCCATTGGTCCTCTGGATAAGGCTATTGTGAAGACAGACATCCAGATAGCAGTTCCTCATGGCTGCTATGGGAGAGTAG caCCGAGATCTGGGCTTGCAGCAAAAAACTTTATCGATGTTGGTG CTGGAGTTGTAGATGAAGACTATAGAGGAAATGTGGGAGTTGTGCTCTTTAACTTCGGCAAGGAAACATTCAATG TGAAAAAGGGCGACAGAGTTGCTCAGCTGGTGTGTGAGAGGATCTGCTACCCAGATCTGGTGGAGCAAGAG ACACTTGATGAGACGGAGCGTGGCGCTGGCGGTTTTGGATCAACTGGCACCAACTGA
- the dut gene encoding deoxyuridine 5'-triphosphate nucleotidohydrolase, mitochondrial isoform X1, whose translation MTRTLLRLRDLRLQCFSIVDATPRFLGRDFHIQTLAQNKEISDASSISPSKRPRTETKLAEERPVLRFAKLSEHATTPTRGSAKAAGYDLYSAYDYSIGPLDKAIVKTDIQIAVPHGCYGRVAPRSGLAAKNFIDVGAGVVDEDYRGNVGVVLFNFGKETFNVKKGDRVAQLVCERICYPDLVEQETLDETERGAGGFGSTGTN comes from the exons ATGACACGAACGTTGCTCAGGCTCAGGGACCTTCGGCTACAATGCTTTTCGATTGTTGACGCTACTCCACGTTTCTTAGGAAGGGACTTTCATATTCAGACGCTCGCTCAAAACAAAG AAATTTCAGATGCTTCATCAATTTCTCCATCAAAGAGGCCAAGGACAGAAACGAAGCTTGCAGAGGAAAGACCTGTCCTCAGGTTTGCTAAACTGTCTGAGCATGCCACCACACCGACCAGAGGCTCAGCTAAAGCAGCAGGATATGACCTCTACAG TGCATATGACTACTCCATTGGTCCTCTGGATAAGGCTATTGTGAAGACAGACATCCAGATAGCAGTTCCTCATGGCTGCTATGGGAGAGTAG caCCGAGATCTGGGCTTGCAGCAAAAAACTTTATCGATGTTGGTG CTGGAGTTGTAGATGAAGACTATAGAGGAAATGTGGGAGTTGTGCTCTTTAACTTCGGCAAGGAAACATTCAATG TGAAAAAGGGCGACAGAGTTGCTCAGCTGGTGTGTGAGAGGATCTGCTACCCAGATCTGGTGGAGCAAGAG ACACTTGATGAGACGGAGCGTGGCGCTGGCGGTTTTGGATCAACTGGCACCAACTGA